One genomic region from Bos indicus isolate NIAB-ARS_2022 breed Sahiwal x Tharparkar chromosome 17, NIAB-ARS_B.indTharparkar_mat_pri_1.0, whole genome shotgun sequence encodes:
- the CRYBA4 gene encoding beta-crystallin A4, with protein MSLQCTKSAGHWKIVVWDEEGFQGRRHEFTAECPSVLELGFETVRSLKVLSGAWVGFEHAGFQGQQYVLERGEYPSWDAWSGNTSYPAERLTSFRPVACANHRDSRLTIFEQENFLGRKGELSDDYPSLQAMGWDGNEVGSFHVHSGAWVCSQFPGYRGFQYVLECDHHSGDYKHFREWGSHAQTFQVQSIRRIQQ; from the exons ATGTCTCTGCAGTGCACCAAGTCGGCAGGACACTGGAAG ATCGTGGTGTGGGATGAGGAGGGCTTCCAGGGCCGGCGGCATGAGTTCACGGCTGAGTGCCCCAGCGTGCTGGAGCTTGGCTTCGAGACTGTTCGATCTTTGAAAGTGCTGAGTGGCGC GTGGGTGGGTTTTGAGCATGCCGGCTTCCAAGGGCAGCAGTATGTGCTGGAGCGGGGTGAGTACCCATCCTGGGATGCGTGGAGCGGCAACACGTCCTACCCCGCCGAGCGGCTCACCTCCTTCCGGCCGGTGGCCTGCGCT AACCACCGCGACTCGAGGCTGACCATCTTCGAGCAGGAGAACTTCCTGGGCAGGAAGGGAGAGCTGAGTGATGACTACCCCTCCCTCCAGGCGATGGGCTGGGATGGCAATGAAGTGGGCTCCTTCCACGTCCACTCGGGGGC CTGGGTTTGCTCCCAGTTTCCTGGCTACCGAGGTTTTCAGTACGTGCTGGAGTGTGACCACCACTCGGGCGACTATAAGCACTTCCGGGAGTGGGGCTCTCACGCCCAGACCTTCCAGGTACAGAGCATCCGAAGGATCCAGCAGTGA